TCAAAGATGCAAGAAATAGTCATTAATGTATAGCAAGTGGATCCAGCATCAAAAAAGATAAAGACAATTGTAAGAAACTAAGCAGAAAGTCCAACCCTAGACACTACTTCTGTTTTTGAAACAGAAGTTAAAACACCCTATTTTCTTCTAAGTTATCGTCATTGAGATGAATGAGGATTAACAATGAGTTGAAGGACCATCGAGTACAGATTTGAGGGATTGATAGTAAAGCTAAATGTAATGGAGAAAAAGGATAGGAATGAGTATGAAGGGAGTGAGCAAAAATGGTGCTGTGATCATCTGGCAGTGTTCAATAATAACAAAACAATACTGAATATGTATAGTTTGAGAATGGAATAGACCAAAATGACAatataagtaaaaaaaaaaaatcgataaaaatgaaaataaaaactatacctGAAGTAATAGTATGTGAATGGTTTTGTGTTCTATGTGTGAATCTCGAGGTAGAGGGACTGAAAGAGGGTCGACATTGAAAGATTTTAGAAAAACTGGTTGCAGGTTCATGTGTGATGAGTGGCACATGAAATAATGAATAaacagaaaaaatgaaaatgaaaagaacagGTTAAATGTACAAAgtttaatatattttgtaataTGAAAGCAAGTTTTTACCTGCAGCTAATCTTTATAAAATCTTTCCATGTAGACCTTCTTTGAGCCAATTTAGCTTTAGATTCATATGTAACAGAAAAAGATGTGTTTTTATTGTATCTACGGAATAGAGAATGAAtgagggaaaaagaaaggaaaaagaaagaggagaaACTACTTAATGTATAGCAAGATATATCATGGACATTATTGAATTCAACAGTATTGAATTTACAAATATTAGGTACACTATATAAATGCGTTGTACATACACATCAAACATTGTTTTACATGATCCAAAATCTGGTACTTTAGCTAATTACTATACACAAATTTGAATAATGAGGTCTTCTagaatatcattgttttgaaaGTGTAAAGCTGGGGCAGCTAATTCAACATGTAACAACTGAGAAACACGATCTCCACAATCATCGAAATGCAACTGTTGATAATGTAGAAGTCTAAAGTCCTTCTGCACCACAGTCAGCAAACCTGTACAGTGCAGTGGAAAAAAACTTAAGCTGATGCATAATGGGGCTGCTTCAAAGGCTACTGCAGtacatttttcttaatctttttttttttcttttcttttcatttgatCAAGGACATGTCAACAATTTTATTTCCATCACAGCATAGCAATTTTAGCGTccattaacaatttcaatttctttatacGTGCACAAATGTCATCTCTGATTCTTCCATTTATAAAACACTTGATGGAAATGAAGAACAGGAAATGAAGCCTAATTCAGACATTGATCTCTCTTGATCATTCTACACACTTTGCTTCACTTTTACATTAGCAAACTGAAAGAAATTCCAAACATTGAAAGTCATTATCTACCTTGAAAGCAAGTATATATGCTACATGTCTCATTTGCATGAGACAAACATCTTTTTAACACCTATTACCAACCTCTGAATCCTCCTGACAGTTCAAAAAGATTAAACTGCAAGTGACTTGTACACAACCAATACTAAAATAAATCCAGCACAAAGAGTGTAAGGGTTGCATACCTCAGGAGCTTTTGGCTGTCTTCTTATTGAGTGTGCAAGAAATTTCCTAAATGCATCATTAAATATTTCTATGGGTTGAACACTCTGAACAAAATCATAATCGCTTAATGCATGTCTAGTTGTCTACAATGAGTAAGAAACAGACGAAAAATGAACATATGGAGACCTTGATATCCCAAGATTTGAAATTCATTGGCAGCTTTCACCTTGTTCTTGGATTCCATGAGCAAAGCATAAGATATGTAAAACTCATAATGTGTCTTTCCAATCTCATTATTTAaacattttaaatttttgaactatatGATTAAGAATTAAAAATTTAGGAGGGTTATCAGCAATGATGAAGGGGAATACTGCATTCATATTTTCATACTTCAAAATAGTTTTGGAACTATTCCTAGACCTCTGCTATCCTATAAAGGTTCAAGAGAGGCAGAGAAGTTGCTTGTAATATTTATTTAAAGAATTGTAGAAAAGTTAATTCACATAAGTTTCATGGTTTTACTTATCAGTAAAGTAACTGAGCACATTGATAAGAATCACTCATATTAGTGGTTAGAGTTATTCAACTTTGGGCATTTATTTGCCGAAGATCAACTCAAAGACTATTCAGCCAAAAGCAGTAATTGAATGATGATCCTATAAGCCAACAAATCCAACAGAACAAAGTTTAAACACTTTTAAGAGCTTGGAAAACCAATTTTCACATATGGTTCAGTAAATTCGACAGCTTTTCAAAGTTGAAGTAACTTATGTTGCAGAAGATGCCACATGGAATTCAAGCTGGGTACATACAGATCAGTCTAAACCTCTAATTAGCACCTTTCACTCTAGAACAAACTACAACACTTACCAAACAAAACACAGTAAACAGATCAATTCAATGCACAGAGACTggtagtaaaatacaaaggaaaTACCTCTGACCCAGAAGCAAAAATGTTTAGTGGGGATAATCAAAAATAATACTGAGAGTTGAAATTACCAGTTATGAGAGTCAACTGTTGTTGCGGTTATCCCCCATCACAAAGGCATACGCTTCTGAAATGGGCAGCGTGAATCAAGCAAAACAGGCAACATAGTCCTCGTAAGTAATTGAACCTGTTATTATATGCAACCAactgaataaaaaaagaagcaagaacAGGAACCTACAAAACCTGTTATTATATGGAACCAACTGAATAAAAAGAGAAGCAAGAACATGAACTTACAAAACCTGTTATAATATGTAACcaactaaataaaaaaagaagcaagaacAGGAACTTACAATTGGTTCCATTACAATAAAATGCAGCTATGTTTTGACAGTTCTAATCAAACAATACTATGACAACAAAAACATAACAGCAAAGATGCAATCCTTACTTTTCAAACCAAACTGAAATCTATCACtcctcttcttgttcttcttctattGGAACACTGCAATAATAAAGCAGACGGAGCCAATCCTGAACATAAATTAGGCAAATTGGAGACTTTGAGAACCAATGacaaccaaaactaaaaaacaaaactcACCCCCAACAGATTCTACAAATGATCATAAagggaaaataattaaaaattctACCATTATTAGTTGTAAATACAACCTAATGGAATAAGAGGAaaccagaccatttgaagaAACCTACTATGCTTGAAGAAAATTGTGAAAGCTTATCATAATCATATGAAATGGAAAGAACATGGCAATTGGAATGAtggaaaaaacaaaagataaacATATCAAGTAAAACAAAACGAAAATTCATTTAAACAGAGAAGCAAGAATACTAATTGAACAAAAACATAAGTTTAATTACAATTGCTATTCTTATAGAATAGAAGGTAATTTTCATTAGGTTGGTAAATACAGATAAATAATTATGTCTTATATATTGATGCCGATCTATTTCTTGATATGTCTTAACTTTCATTCTCGGCATCTATATCTTGATATCTTGATATGTCTTAATTTGGCATCTAGGCATCTATATCTTAATTTGTTTTACCAATCTATATCTTGTCGCACCAAAGTAGAGTTCAACATCTCCAATATATATtgtaattttcaaatatatatacttTCATTCTGgctttccttgaacttttatAGAACTGGAAGGACGtcctaggaaaaaaaaagaagaagaagaagaagaagaaaagtaagTTTAGTGGCCAAATTAGATTCATTTGAACTGTTGGTAGTCTTCCAAACTAACCATGGAGTTTGGAATTAGGAAACTGGACCAAAAGTCTTTCAAGATCCACTTtagaaataagaaaagaaaaagaaagaacttTTTCCtgataaaccaaaaaaaaaaaaaaaaaacgttctAATAGTTTAATTAACCTATGCATAAGACAAAAAAGGTTTCAATTAACAAAGTGCAAGCAAAGTTCTTCCTTTTTCAGGAAACAAAGAATGCAGATGAAACAAACAACCAGTCAATAGGCAATTGGCAAAACAGAAACAACTCAGCTAATTACAGCAAAAGACCTTTGATCAATTCCATACAATAATCCAACAGACAATTATAACAGTTAATTATAAACATATTGGTATAAAAAAATCAACCCAAACGTACCTTCAAATCTCTGAACCTAGAAATGAACGAAGACACAGCTGCTTATGATTCTTAAGCAAATCCCTGCTCCTTCCTACATGCAACATCATCATGATTACAGTGCAAATAATATAAACCGAAGAGTACCTCCAAACACATAATAAGTGAATCAATCAGTTTGCATTATGACCAATAATGAATACCAATGCACAGAGGAACAGCAGCAGAAAAATGTATAAAAACTATGTAGACTTTTTTGCATAGAATctagaaaattgaaaaacaaaaaaaaggcgatgaaatttgataattaattataCAACTGTCAAAACTCACTTTAACACAAAACTACTGGAACCAGAAtgaaaagccaaaaaaaaaaaaaacacaaagttGACACACTCGTTAGATCTACATTCGTGATTAGTCActgtttttttcatttttgttctttACTCTATTTTGATGCTCTAACTTTTCTCGCCGACATTGGTATGTCTATAGAGATAGGCAATAATCTATTTAAAACACGGTAAAAACTCGGAACATCATAAAAACTTTTATTAACATATGCACTCAAAGCCAAACTTATTGTTCCAAGTACTCATTTCAGCACAGTAGTCCAAACCCAAGTTAAACTTACTATACATAATAAGATCTGCTCCAACTGAGAGGACAATCAATCTCTACAGAATTCCAAGAACCGATAAAGTTCACTGTTTATAAACTGAAATAACCTCCAAAAGTAGTTTCTATTGCGGCTGTTGTTACTAAACTTTAGCAATGGAATAACAGTTAGCAGAATAGTGTAACAAACTAAGAACAAATTTTACACCAGCAAAAGCTTTCCTTATTGATTGAATTGAAGAAATGTTGAgatgagattaaaaaaataaaaaataaaaaataaaaaataaaattgaaaagctGAAATTACTGAGAGAATGAGCTGCGAGGAGCGAAGTTGAGAGCATCAAGGATTAGAGAGACAGTTGACCATTCATTCCAAATGTTCGTCTAATGAGTTCATCTATTAGTAACTGCATAAATTAATGTTGGGTCGCTGCAAACGCACAGCTTTGACATAATGGTCCAAAATTTAGACTTAAAAACCCCAACCATGGCTCATAAATAGgtatttcagtttctctttaaATTATTCACACCATAAATGATTGTTGCAACCATCAGTTTGTTTATAGAAAAATCCATAAACCAGATGAATGATTTCTCTAGTTTCACTCTAACTTAACTAACCAATATGTCACTCTCAATTTTCTGGCAAGTACAGAATTTTACAATTTTCATGATCTTTGACTATATTATTGAGAAAAGTTCAACATGAAAGAGAAATTGACATTTTATATTTACGCAGGTATGATGGTGCTAGTCAAGCATCTTCAAAACATGCCAATGTGAGTTACCAATAAATAGGACTTATTTCTATAGCCATAATCACAAAAATTGATGCATGTAGGAGAACCAAGAGCTCAGAGTTCAAACCAGTACCACCGAAACAAACTGTGCAAATAAAATATCAAGTACTTGATGGGGTGCAGGAACAGATAAAGAATAACTCATCCCAAAGTAAAGAAAGCCTCTCACCACCACCAATGAATCAAACATTTCACTTCAATCAAAGTAGTCTAGAACATGTAGGCACTATCCTTATAAACACTAAAGTTTTTGTTTgcattcattattattttttctataTTGTTTAAAGTTGGTTTAGTGTTTggcttctttttgttaaacagtTGAGGAGCTTTGCAATTCAGATACAATCAGAGAAACAAAGCTCATGCTGATGAAATTTTACACAAAACCCTTAATCGAATAATCCCAAAAAACCGTACCCAACAAAATTGACCCAAAAATTAACATCAAGCAGTAACCTTTTATGCCTCCAATATGAATaatatggaataggtgaagcaCTAGTTTGAACGGACCAGGTAGATCCCCAGATTTTTCTTCTAAATGTgtaagaatattttttttttaaaggcttGGATAGGTGAGGAAAGATCCTACCTATTCACTTAAATTAAGAAAAGGAAAACCAAAGTACAAAGGAGGgggaccaaaaccaaaacctcctAGATAAATGTGTAAGAATATAATTCACcagaaaacaatcaaaatgtcatgcaaaaaataaagaataaaataaacACAATAACCTCCATAAATGTAAATTTCCCAATAACAATCGGAAGTAAATAAGTAAGTAGAAATCATTTAGTCGAGAACGAGTAAAGAGTAAAGAAATTCTAAAGATAAAAGTAGAATTCTGAAAAGACAATGATTTAGCAAGAGTCTGTTATTTAACTTGTAATTGTGTTAGATATGCGCttatggtttctaactttcATGTTGGAGTCAATGATATTCCTATTTGGCCCGTTTGTAGACTCTTAAGTTTATTGTTTGTTAAATGGTAATTtcacattctaaaaaaaaaaaaaaacctagcaaTTTTGTTAGTTTGACTAGACACTGTGGCAATCtccttctttatttttttttttggcattacCCTTCAaaacaggaagaagaagatgcagCTTTCATTACTGGAGGGCACACAGATATTAGAACAtgtataattttgatcatgGAAGCGAAATAATTGGGATTTCACAAATTATATTGAGACATCTCTAAGACAACATACCTGGAAGTGGATCCATAATTTGAAACCTGAAAAATTGAACAGTTTCTGCCCTAGGTCATGGTTGCTCTTGAGTACGGCCGGCAGATGGAGTCGGGGTTTTTAgatctcaaattctcaatttAGCTATTTATATATAAAGACCTTTTATGACTCTTTCTTTTCCGATTTGGGCCTAATCTTGTGACTCTCCTTCTTTTCTTCGGAAAAGCTTTAAGTTTGTTTTGGGCTGTCAGTCCAATTCCTCTCACGACTTGAATTGGCCCTTTATATTCCTTGAAATACTAGGATTGTCAATTCCTATATTCACAAGGACTCTTCCTCCCCTCTGTTTATAGTAAGTCTTTAAACGGGGTTTCTTAGTCATAGATTTTCTTGATTTAGGTTCATTTTTCTTGTATTTCAACCGGCCTTGTCTTGTATGAACAATCTTCATCCTATATGTTTTCTGATAGCAAAACTGATCGAGCAATTGAAGCCATTAATCTTTTGTGCCTCTTCCCCTCTGTATATAGTTAAAGACTAGGAAACCGGGTTTCTCAGTCATAGATTATCTTCATTTAGGTTCATTTTTCTTGTATTTCAACCGGCCTTGTCTTGTGTGAACAATCTTCATCCTATATGTTTTCTGCGCTTTGCAATTATCGCCCAACGTTCCCATGAGTGGCATGAGCTACAACTATAATACGTCATCTGCAGCAATTAAAGATCCACTGACAAGTCAGAAAAGGCAAATATGTATGGAACAGTGGATAAATAATCAGGCAATAACAAATTCATAGCAAAACTGATCGAGCAATTGAGGTTGTGCTTGAAACTAATGTATCAAGCTTCATATTAATTATTACAGGGGCACCAACTAGTCTCTCTTGTTTCTTAGGACTTCTTCTAGGCTGCTCCTCCATCCAAGCCCCATGAGGATCATCCTCCTCCTTGGTTGTTGCAACAATTGAGGGGCAAATGGATCACTAGAATTGAATTCAGTAACATCGCCAACACCACTCTCTCGTCCCTCCTTCCCCAACTCATCTTGAACTGAACACCCCTCCTTATGACCTTAGAGGCCATACTAGATGGTGACATAACTCTGTCTGCTTACCTGcaacaaagaaaaggaaacacTCAAACACCAATCCAAAGGCTGGTTCAGCGAGTCGCGCGTCACCTCTCTATTCATGCATGTCTTTCTTTACATTTCTAACCACATTTGTATCAGCATGTTCTATCTTCATGCTAATGTACAACAAGTTGCAGGTCATCCTCCCGTAATGACACAAAAATAATATCAAGCTGGACATGTATGAGTTTAtaaagaaattcattttgttcAGCTCTTATTTAGTTGCCTACCATACTCACTATGCCTATATTTATATAGGTAGCAAACAACTCTTTTGAAATGAATAGAAAAAAGTAAGATTTGCTACTGAACTACCTAATTAACATTCATTTCCTTTAGCCATGCAATCAACATATTAGTTCAGCAGGGACTCAAGTGCGACTAAATTCTTAATACACTTGGTCATCCACCCATATCTTTGGAAACCTTGAAGAAAGTAACATAGTCTAGACATGTTCTTCTCTGAactacatttttcaatttctgctATCACCAAACTTAGATGTTGTTCCTCTCAAGCTTCTTTGACTTCTGAAACTGCTTGTCAGCCAGCCTCTTCTTCCTTTCGAGTGACATGTTAGCTTTCTTCTTGTACTGGTTGTACCCAGCTCCATTAAGCATCGTGCAAGTGTTGTCTTCTCCGGAATGATTGTCATAGTCTTCCCTTGTTATGAACCCGCGTCTGCAATGCTTGCAAAGTATCTGGTTAACCTGTCAAAAAAGTGTACCTCATCAACATATAAATATCAAGTAAAAGCAAGAACAGGGCTTCCCCTTACAGAACACAAGGACCAAATTCCCACATCCACAATaagaatttatatttttttggatAATCCACAATAA
This portion of the Rosa chinensis cultivar Old Blush chromosome 1, RchiOBHm-V2, whole genome shotgun sequence genome encodes:
- the LOC121051159 gene encoding uncharacterized protein LOC121051159, with protein sequence MADGKKKKKNKNKKGKKGKKLQTKQPKDSQVNQILCKHCRRGFITREDYDNHSGEDNTCTMLNGAGYNQYKKKANMSLERKKRLADKQFQKSKKLERNNI